One Candidatus Ornithobacterium hominis genomic region harbors:
- the ychF gene encoding redox-regulated ATPase YchF: protein MKCGIVGLPNVGKSTLFNSLSSAKAQSANYPFCTIEPNLGVVQVPDNRLAVLEKFVNPERVVPANVEIVDIAGLVKGASKGEGLGNQFLANIRECQAIIHVLRCFENDNITHVEGNVNPIRDKEIIDTELQLKDLETVEKRLEKIKKQAKTGDKDAKIAAEVYEITLKHLEEGKNTRQLEWAEAQQEIFDDLHLLTAKPVLYVCNVDEASVKSGNDLVEQVKEAVKNENALVIMLAAQIEADIMELETYDERQMFLDELGLDEPGVNRLIRTAYKLLNLQTYFTAGVKEVRAWTIHKGDTAPQAAGVIHSDFEKGFIRAEVIHFSDYEQYGSESKAREAGKLSIEGKEYIVQDGDIMHFRFNV from the coding sequence ATGAAGTGTGGAATCGTAGGATTGCCCAACGTTGGAAAATCAACTTTATTTAACAGTTTATCAAGTGCTAAAGCGCAATCAGCCAATTATCCGTTTTGTACGATAGAACCTAACTTGGGCGTTGTGCAGGTGCCAGATAATCGTTTGGCGGTTTTAGAAAAATTCGTCAATCCAGAGCGTGTCGTCCCTGCCAATGTAGAAATTGTAGATATTGCAGGTCTGGTGAAAGGTGCAAGTAAAGGTGAGGGCTTAGGAAATCAATTTTTAGCAAATATCCGTGAATGCCAAGCAATTATTCACGTCTTGCGTTGTTTTGAAAATGACAATATTACCCACGTGGAAGGCAATGTGAACCCGATTCGTGATAAAGAAATTATTGATACCGAATTGCAATTAAAGGATTTGGAAACGGTAGAAAAAAGATTAGAAAAAATTAAAAAACAAGCCAAAACTGGCGATAAAGATGCTAAAATTGCAGCAGAAGTTTATGAAATCACGTTAAAGCATTTGGAAGAAGGAAAAAATACCCGCCAATTGGAGTGGGCTGAAGCTCAACAAGAAATTTTTGATGACTTGCATTTGCTGACGGCAAAACCTGTTTTGTATGTGTGCAATGTAGATGAAGCTTCGGTAAAGTCTGGAAATGATTTAGTAGAACAGGTAAAAGAAGCCGTGAAAAATGAAAATGCTTTGGTAATTATGCTTGCAGCACAAATAGAAGCTGACATTATGGAGCTTGAAACTTATGATGAACGCCAAATGTTTTTGGATGAATTAGGCTTGGATGAGCCTGGGGTAAATCGCTTGATTAGAACAGCTTATAAACTTTTAAATCTTCAAACTTACTTCACCGCTGGGGTAAAAGAAGTGCGTGCTTGGACGATTCACAAAGGTGATACAGCACCACAAGCAGCGGGTGTAATTCATTCTGATTTTGAAAAAGGATTCATCCGTGCAGAAGTTATACATTTCTCTGATTATGAACAATATGGCTCTGAAAGTAAAGCCAGAGAAGCTGGGAAATTAAGCATTGAGGGGAAAGAGTACATTGTTCAAGATGGTGATATTATGCACTTTAGATTTAATGTTTAA
- a CDS encoding zinc ribbon domain-containing protein YjdM, with protein MSELVNCPKCGSEYTYENPPMMVCTQCFHEWNPDEVAAEKANAGKTFDANGNELQDGDDVIVIKDLPVKGAPKPVKAGTKVKNIRIVDGDHDIDCKIDGFGKMGLKSEFVKKA; from the coding sequence ATGAGTGAATTAGTAAATTGCCCAAAATGTGGCTCTGAATACACGTATGAAAATCCACCAATGATGGTGTGTACACAATGTTTCCACGAATGGAATCCAGATGAAGTTGCTGCCGAAAAGGCTAATGCTGGGAAAACTTTTGATGCCAACGGAAACGAACTTCAAGATGGTGATGATGTGATCGTCATCAAAGATTTGCCTGTGAAAGGTGCTCCAAAACCCGTGAAGGCAGGAACTAAAGTTAAAAACATCAGAATTGTGGATGGCGACCACGATATTGATTGCAAAATTGATGGTTTTGGGAAGATGGGGTTAAAATCTGAATTTGTGAAAAAGGCTTAG
- a CDS encoding thymidylate synthase produces MKLRNELELFQQGERLTERYKEAGINWWDYCGPILVNSYPTYFEQLPDLIKKINKEKRNSKNYVLFLGKNDTESNQQPCLSLIQFQIDAGKLVVSAYQRSSDASLGLPADIYHLYLISRQIKLPLKSITLNLGNVHIYENNLSKTEELLCGKKVKFELNV; encoded by the coding sequence GTGAAGCTCAGAAACGAGCTGGAGCTGTTCCAACAAGGCGAACGCTTAACAGAGCGTTACAAGGAAGCTGGAATAAACTGGTGGGACTATTGTGGCCCTATTTTGGTCAATTCATATCCCACGTATTTTGAGCAATTGCCAGACCTCATCAAGAAAATCAACAAAGAGAAGAGAAACAGCAAGAACTACGTTTTGTTTCTCGGTAAAAACGATACCGAAAGCAACCAACAGCCGTGTTTATCGCTTATTCAGTTTCAGATAGATGCGGGAAAATTAGTAGTAAGTGCTTACCAGCGTTCCAGCGATGCGAGTTTGGGTTTGCCAGCCGATATTTATCATCTGTATTTAATCAGCAGACAGATAAAACTGCCGCTCAAGAGCATTACCCTCAACCTCGGTAACGTCCACATTTACGAGAACAACCTCAGCAAAACAGAAGAGTTGCTATGCGGGAAAAAAGTAAAATTTGAACTAAATGTATAA
- a CDS encoding M15 family metallopeptidase, producing the protein MIQDKPTREKVEKLHPKIRPELEQIIQECDRALTGRAKLRITQGYRTIAEQNALYAQGRTKPGKRVTNARGGSSVHNYALAVDMALIIDGKSASWDVKADWDGDKQADWMEVVLIFKRHGWEWGGDWRTFRDMPHFQKTFGHSVQSLKNLRKDAEGYVII; encoded by the coding sequence ATGATACAGGATAAGCCCACAAGAGAGAAAGTGGAGAAATTACACCCTAAAATCAGGCCAGAATTAGAACAAATCATTCAAGAATGCGACAGGGCACTTACAGGAAGAGCAAAGCTCAGGATTACACAGGGATACCGAACAATTGCGGAGCAAAACGCACTCTATGCACAAGGCAGAACCAAGCCAGGCAAACGGGTAACCAATGCACGTGGCGGAAGCAGTGTACACAATTACGCCCTTGCTGTAGATATGGCGCTTATCATAGACGGAAAGTCTGCGAGCTGGGACGTAAAAGCAGACTGGGACGGCGATAAACAAGCCGACTGGATGGAGGTTGTTCTCATTTTCAAACGCCACGGCTGGGAATGGGGTGGCGATTGGCGAACGTTCAGGGATATGCCACATTTTCAGAAAACATTTGGGCACTCTGTTCAATCATTGAAAAACTTAAGAAAAGATGCAGAAGGCTATGTTATTATTTAG
- a CDS encoding nucleotidyltransferase: protein MARTIEEIQAEMHQIKQSEPALADLNSTSRTAIWRLWIYIVAFCAWTLEMLFDKHKAELTTELYQQSPHTARWYRNKALAFLYGFDLKTDSDVFDTENATLQEIEKAKLVKYAAIVESEDQSRLIVKIAGENQTGKLAPISDGQNGTENVKASFDHYMNEIRDAGVKLTIINYLPDLLKLNLTIKRDPLVLNENGVNILNGKEPVKEAIQAFMKELPFNGELSIQKLEEKILAAPGVLDLVSNNAQTAWIDAEVNTYGSYDNIYMSKIPVSGYFTVNFDNNDEPNTLSTINYV, encoded by the coding sequence ATGGCACGAACCATAGAAGAAATACAAGCAGAAATGCACCAAATCAAGCAGAGCGAACCCGCATTAGCAGATTTGAACTCCACCAGCCGCACGGCAATTTGGCGGCTATGGATATACATTGTCGCTTTCTGTGCTTGGACACTGGAGATGCTTTTTGATAAACATAAGGCCGAGCTAACCACAGAATTATACCAACAAAGCCCACACACGGCACGCTGGTACAGAAACAAAGCTTTGGCTTTCTTGTATGGGTTTGATTTAAAAACAGACTCAGATGTATTTGATACCGAAAACGCAACACTCCAAGAAATCGAAAAAGCAAAGCTGGTGAAATACGCCGCAATAGTAGAAAGCGAAGACCAAAGCCGCCTTATCGTCAAAATTGCAGGAGAAAATCAAACAGGAAAACTCGCCCCCATTTCAGACGGACAAAATGGAACTGAAAACGTGAAAGCCTCATTTGACCATTACATGAATGAAATCCGTGATGCTGGCGTGAAGCTGACGATTATTAATTATCTGCCCGATTTGCTCAAGCTAAATTTAACCATCAAACGAGACCCTTTGGTTTTGAACGAAAACGGCGTAAATATTTTAAACGGAAAAGAACCCGTAAAAGAAGCTATACAAGCATTTATGAAAGAGCTTCCATTCAATGGTGAACTTTCTATACAGAAATTAGAAGAAAAGATTTTGGCAGCTCCAGGGGTGTTGGATTTAGTTTCCAATAACGCCCAAACGGCGTGGATAGATGCAGAAGTGAACACCTACGGCAGCTATGACAATATATACATGAGCAAAATACCTGTTTCGGGCTATTTCACTGTGAATTTTGATAATAATGACGAACCTAACACACTAAGCACAATAAATTATGTCTAA
- a CDS encoding DUF6046 domain-containing protein, with protein MSNSIVINLAERYAAAFGHVAGSKMLNAVVTQEGKDYGIELYGDYDESFEDVVLSPPGMQEFKFSKMLEGDFKNVFAPPLMIDFNREKQLIETEVSGSDNIVVERWGTRPWQLNMRGILIDVQNRRYPEELITKLHRLFEVNNVIPVSGVQLEDKEIDTIYLNSIDINHVEGFMDTIQFSFSASSIKEVDWYLNKPK; from the coding sequence ATGAGTAACTCAATTGTAATCAATTTGGCAGAAAGATATGCGGCGGCATTTGGTCACGTTGCAGGAAGCAAAATGCTCAACGCTGTAGTAACACAAGAGGGCAAAGATTACGGCATTGAATTGTATGGGGATTATGACGAATCTTTTGAAGATGTTGTCTTGAGCCCTCCTGGCATGCAAGAGTTTAAATTTTCTAAAATGCTGGAAGGTGATTTTAAAAATGTTTTCGCTCCACCGCTAATGATAGATTTCAATAGAGAAAAACAACTTATTGAAACAGAAGTGTCTGGGAGTGATAATATTGTTGTAGAACGCTGGGGAACACGCCCTTGGCAATTGAATATGAGAGGTATTTTAATTGATGTCCAAAATAGGCGATACCCAGAAGAATTGATTACGAAATTACATCGCTTATTTGAAGTGAATAATGTAATTCCAGTTTCAGGGGTTCAGCTTGAAGATAAAGAAATTGATACTATTTATCTCAATAGTATAGACATTAATCATGTGGAGGGATTTATGGACACGATTCAGTTTTCATTTTCAGCAAGCAGTATAAAAGAAGTTGATTGGTATCTAAATAAACCTAAATAA
- a CDS encoding DUF2586 family protein: MANLKGVDIQKGQLGPNRIANDDAISGIIIGAVAAENLALDAPTTVYNLYDVENLGITAAFDKANNLVCFQHLYEFYQEAGNGTPLHIMLVARAKSMSESLEASKHLLAHARGEIRQLAIAANPATEGETAMLNGIPADVYNAISAAQTLYGWAYENHMPCQIFLEGYAYGGNASSVADLRNLDDNLQADKVSVVIGQDWLYAESRTGKNQKYAAVGTALGVCSKAKVYENIGDNEKFNLTDPLRKRWIEPGLSNHKTNAQSYAELQTLETKGYVFGVTYPGLAGVRWNNDHTSTPIVVDVDNSMNEFTVAYGRVADKAVRELRKAYLPKVKTTWNVDKSTGKLSKGTLVALEDIGDKVFSDMQSRGEITYGKTMVDKDSDLLVERILRINYKIVPKGVIGEIKGILNLKVRD; the protein is encoded by the coding sequence ATGGCGAATCTTAAAGGAGTAGATATACAAAAGGGGCAGTTGGGCCCCAACCGCATAGCCAATGATGATGCTATAAGTGGCATTATCATTGGGGCGGTAGCAGCCGAAAACCTTGCGTTGGACGCTCCGACTACTGTCTATAATTTGTATGATGTAGAAAATTTAGGAATCACTGCAGCATTTGATAAGGCAAATAATTTGGTTTGTTTTCAACATTTGTATGAGTTTTACCAAGAGGCAGGCAACGGCACGCCACTTCACATCATGTTGGTGGCAAGAGCTAAGAGCATGAGTGAATCTTTGGAAGCCTCAAAACATCTATTAGCACATGCTCGTGGTGAAATCAGACAGTTGGCTATAGCTGCGAATCCTGCTACGGAGGGCGAAACAGCAATGCTCAATGGAATCCCTGCAGATGTTTACAATGCTATTTCAGCTGCGCAAACATTGTATGGATGGGCTTATGAAAATCATATGCCTTGTCAAATTTTTTTAGAGGGCTATGCGTATGGAGGAAATGCTTCCTCTGTAGCGGATTTGAGAAATTTGGATGATAATCTGCAGGCCGATAAAGTAAGTGTAGTTATTGGTCAAGATTGGCTCTATGCAGAAAGTAGAACAGGGAAAAATCAAAAGTATGCAGCTGTGGGAACAGCATTGGGTGTTTGCTCTAAAGCAAAAGTTTATGAAAACATAGGGGATAACGAAAAGTTCAATCTAACAGACCCTTTGCGTAAAAGGTGGATTGAACCTGGATTATCTAACCATAAAACCAATGCACAATCATACGCAGAGCTGCAAACACTTGAAACAAAAGGTTATGTATTTGGTGTTACCTATCCAGGGTTAGCAGGCGTAAGATGGAATAATGACCATACATCAACGCCAATCGTTGTAGATGTAGATAATTCTATGAATGAATTTACAGTAGCGTATGGGCGTGTGGCAGATAAGGCAGTTCGTGAATTAAGGAAAGCTTATTTGCCAAAGGTGAAAACCACCTGGAATGTTGATAAATCTACCGGAAAACTAAGTAAAGGAACTTTAGTAGCATTGGAAGATATTGGTGATAAAGTTTTTTCTGATATGCAATCAAGAGGCGAAATCACTTATGGTAAAACCATGGTGGATAAAGATAGTGATTTATTGGTAGAAAGGATTTTACGCATCAATTACAAAATTGTACCCAAAGGCGTAATTGGCGAAATTAAAGGAATATTAAACTTAAAAGTTAGAGACTGA
- a CDS encoding Clp protease ClpP — translation MIFLTEKNTLKAYGTIYDGDGLEFVYQYERLAKVYDEVIVRLHTYGGSVFDGNLIFNILNATKPKLIIDGVAASMGGILLTAVDDVSIVENGFIMLHAPSSGGRGNAKDHESAAKLLRMMQRNFVEKLMAKTNLPLNEVEKFLDGDNWFSAQEAKEIGLVKHVIPARITPAMPVENPREMGEQQMYNAYAQLLTNTESEKFYNQNSNNTEMKQMIIAAFQLNSVSADSSDTAVLNALKDVFAEKQNELNESNQARVNAENSLQEFKEEQVKAFVEAYAKENKVSDDKKEALINIGKTSGLEALAQVIDTAPKNQAPGISGMIKNAGNTSVDSAKASWTWDDWQQKDPRGLEALAVNDKDAYNELLNNKFRK, via the coding sequence ATGATTTTTCTAACGGAAAAAAATACACTGAAAGCATACGGAACCATCTACGATGGTGATGGTTTGGAGTTCGTATATCAATACGAAAGATTGGCAAAGGTCTATGATGAAGTAATCGTAAGGCTGCACACGTATGGAGGTAGTGTATTTGACGGAAATTTAATATTCAACATCTTAAACGCTACAAAGCCAAAATTAATCATTGACGGTGTCGCTGCTTCTATGGGAGGTATTCTCTTGACAGCAGTTGATGATGTGAGCATTGTAGAAAATGGATTTATCATGCTACACGCCCCAAGTTCTGGAGGGCGAGGAAATGCTAAAGACCATGAAAGTGCTGCCAAATTACTGCGAATGATGCAGCGGAACTTTGTTGAAAAACTAATGGCAAAAACCAATCTACCTCTAAATGAAGTGGAGAAATTCTTGGATGGCGATAATTGGTTTTCTGCCCAAGAAGCTAAAGAAATAGGTTTAGTAAAACATGTAATACCTGCAAGAATAACACCCGCTATGCCCGTTGAAAATCCAAGAGAAATGGGAGAACAGCAAATGTATAACGCTTATGCTCAACTACTCACTAATACCGAATCTGAAAAATTTTATAACCAAAATTCAAATAATACAGAAATGAAACAAATGATTATTGCCGCGTTTCAGCTTAATTCAGTTTCTGCTGATAGTTCAGACACGGCTGTTCTAAACGCTTTAAAAGACGTTTTTGCAGAAAAACAAAACGAACTAAACGAATCTAATCAAGCAAGAGTAAATGCTGAAAATTCCTTGCAGGAGTTTAAAGAAGAACAAGTGAAGGCCTTTGTGGAAGCTTATGCGAAAGAAAATAAAGTTTCTGACGATAAAAAAGAAGCTTTAATCAATATTGGGAAGACCTCTGGATTAGAGGCATTAGCTCAAGTGATAGACACAGCACCTAAAAATCAAGCTCCAGGCATTTCAGGAATGATAAAAAATGCAGGAAACACCAGTGTTGATTCAGCAAAAGCATCTTGGACTTGGGACGATTGGCAACAAAAAGACCCACGTGGTTTAGAGGCTTTGGCGGTAAATGACAAAGATGCATACAATGAACTTTTAAACAATAAATTCAGAAAATAA
- the terL gene encoding phage terminase large subunit has protein sequence MSEIFSKQLQKLIEGYDEHCKQLEKKTKLNYSHRTPQERRDYRNWLEEDYVRWFEEMFPQYAKKPCAWFHREMAEKLIHNPICFLLGEIYRSGAKSVHLDLGIPLYLYVTGELHFMLLVGQTEPKAKKLIRDIQSQLTHNQRFIYFYGKKHKNGDWADGDFKTADGVKFMALGAEQSPRGLREEAERPDYIVVDDVDTRQRVRNERLSKELFDYVWEDLVGTFDEGGSRQRFVCANNNFHKNTLINQLKEHFQTLNERLTAENLPSHYYTITVPAVKSLETFEPNWPEKTSANYWRKKYIEKPYRSFMREYMHKHITEGAIFKNDEIQYKEMLPLEVYDALIFYGDLSYKDAGDYKSMVFCGKYKREFHVIDAIVRQTSRHNVALWLYETVEDNNLLSLNISYMIEGLFAMDEFVNDFDLVGDTKGWYVPVISDEKSKSGKFERIESMQGYFQRGNVWFNEQKKRSNDFVTLIEQILAFQKGSGAHDDGPDSLQSAIQKLNTAAIINKIPPKTMSRKEMATRSKNRF, from the coding sequence ATGAGTGAAATATTCAGCAAGCAGCTGCAGAAACTTATTGAGGGCTATGATGAACACTGCAAGCAGCTTGAGAAAAAGACTAAACTTAACTATAGCCACAGAACACCACAAGAGCGTAGAGATTATCGTAATTGGCTGGAAGAGGATTATGTGCGTTGGTTTGAAGAGATGTTTCCACAATATGCCAAAAAGCCTTGTGCGTGGTTTCACCGTGAAATGGCAGAAAAACTCATTCACAATCCTATTTGTTTTCTTTTAGGTGAAATATACCGCTCTGGAGCTAAATCTGTTCATTTAGATTTAGGTATCCCTTTATATCTATATGTTACTGGTGAACTGCATTTTATGCTATTGGTGGGACAAACAGAGCCAAAAGCAAAAAAGCTCATTAGAGACATTCAAAGCCAGCTGACGCATAACCAGCGATTTATTTACTTTTATGGGAAAAAACATAAAAATGGAGACTGGGCAGACGGGGATTTTAAGACCGCAGACGGCGTTAAATTCATGGCTCTGGGTGCTGAGCAATCTCCAAGAGGTTTAAGGGAGGAGGCAGAACGCCCTGATTACATCGTTGTAGATGATGTTGACACACGACAGCGTGTGCGAAATGAAAGGTTAAGCAAAGAGCTTTTTGATTACGTATGGGAAGACCTCGTAGGTACTTTTGATGAGGGCGGAAGCAGACAACGCTTTGTTTGTGCTAATAATAATTTTCACAAAAATACCTTAATCAACCAGCTAAAAGAGCATTTTCAAACGCTTAATGAACGTTTGACGGCCGAAAATCTACCCAGCCATTATTACACTATTACGGTTCCTGCAGTTAAAAGCCTTGAAACTTTTGAACCCAATTGGCCAGAAAAAACAAGCGCCAACTACTGGCGGAAAAAATACATTGAAAAGCCATATCGCTCATTCATGCGAGAATACATGCACAAGCATATCACAGAAGGAGCTATATTCAAAAATGATGAAATTCAGTATAAAGAAATGTTGCCATTAGAGGTCTATGATGCATTGATTTTTTATGGCGATTTATCTTATAAAGATGCGGGCGATTATAAATCCATGGTTTTTTGTGGTAAGTACAAGCGTGAATTTCATGTGATTGATGCCATTGTGAGGCAAACCTCCAGGCACAATGTTGCTCTTTGGTTATACGAAACAGTAGAAGACAACAATCTTCTCAGTTTGAATATCTCATATATGATTGAAGGCTTGTTTGCTATGGATGAATTTGTAAACGATTTTGATTTGGTAGGTGACACAAAAGGCTGGTATGTTCCCGTTATCAGTGATGAAAAAAGCAAGTCTGGGAAATTTGAACGCATTGAAAGCATGCAAGGTTACTTTCAGCGTGGGAACGTTTGGTTTAATGAACAAAAAAAACGCTCTAATGATTTTGTAACACTCATAGAGCAGATTTTGGCTTTCCAAAAAGGGTCTGGCGCTCATGATGATGGGCCAGATAGTTTGCAGAGCGCTATCCAAAAACTGAACACAGCGGCAATTATTAATAAAATTCCACCTAAAACTATGAGTAGAAAAGAAATGGCAACCAGAAGTAAAAACAGATTTTAA
- a CDS encoding phage protein Gp36 family protein gives MAFITEDDYSALVKNEIKNILLENYSAAKLSAAEQMAITQVKNYLSGRYNTDLIFAAEGKFRNAHIVMIVIDCTLYHLYTSIIPDRMPDIRSVRYQDAVDWLKMVGSGQAVADLPKLKDENGQEITGMKMSSKYKPNNHRW, from the coding sequence ATGGCATTTATCACAGAGGACGACTATAGTGCATTAGTCAAAAACGAAATTAAAAACATTTTGTTAGAGAATTATTCTGCCGCAAAATTATCAGCAGCAGAGCAAATGGCAATCACGCAGGTAAAAAACTACCTATCGGGCAGGTACAACACTGATTTAATCTTTGCCGCAGAAGGTAAGTTTAGAAATGCCCATATTGTCATGATTGTTATTGATTGCACGCTTTATCACTTGTACACATCTATAATCCCAGACAGAATGCCAGATATTCGCTCTGTGCGTTATCAAGATGCCGTTGATTGGCTCAAAATGGTAGGTAGCGGGCAAGCTGTGGCAGATTTACCTAAACTGAAAGATGAAAACGGACAGGAAATTACAGGCATGAAAATGTCCAGCAAATACAAACCTAATAATCATAGGTGGTAA